In the genome of Fischerella sp. PCC 9605, the window ATGCTCTCGCAAAAAGTTTTGCAGTTCCAAAATCTGAAAATACCGATAGTTAGCTTCTTGTCTGTTAACAGGAGTCCAGTTTATCGAATTTACAGACAAGGTACACCACCAGTTACCCTCACAGTCCTGCTTAATCTCTGCATGACATTGAGACTTAATACTACTGTTTTTTAGAGTCCAAGAAACTGCATCAAAATGTCGCGAAAAGAATTCAGCTTGTTGTTTGCTTCCACATTCAGCTAGGAAGATAATCGTCATTCTAAATCCTCATTTAATCTATGTTGTTGACCCAACTATGCAAATGAAGACGATAACCTTGGCGAACTCATTGTTTCAGCATAACTACTTATTATGCGGAAACTTTCTATATCAATACCCCAAATCGGGTGATTCTACGGAATTTTTCTATATAACATTCATATTTGGGTATTATATAGAATTTTTCCACATAACATCCTCAATTAGAATCTTTAAAGCGGCTTAACAACGAGCGCGATCGTCCTTCACACGGCGGCGATCGCGGTCCACTTGATTCCTCTTATGATAGAGGCTACGGAATTGGGAGCACCCTTAACAGAATTCACAATACACAATATTAGACAACAGTAGGGGGCGCAAGTAATGCACCCTACTGGCTGCACCAAACTATTGACTAGCTCAAACATGCCGGGCTTCTGTGAAACTTTCAGCCACTGCACCGCACGACTCAAACGCTTTACTGGCACCTGGCGGCGTGATTTCATAACCAGCACAGATACAGCAAATTGTGATGATGGCGGCATACCTGCAATGCCCCTATGAGTGTAAGTATGCTGTAACCGTTGTAATTGCGTTTCTACTGCGCCAAACTATCCTTCACAATTTCTGCCAATCAATAGGTAAAGTCACAATCGGTTCCCCGACACCAGTCAATTTTCGAGATTCTCACCATCAAGTTCTACTAAAAATTGCTACTGATGCCGCTTGGTTACTTTCTCTACCTTATAACTCTCTCAATCTGGAATTCATTTATCAACGTTATCTCTATTTAATTTCTCAAACTTTTCCATATCCTACTAATCGTGCCGCTGTCAATCGTGATTTACTTGAGATGCTGACAATACACTACGGGCGCTGATTTGTTAAAATCGCTACAATGCTCTCTGGAGATTTCCCAACCTCATCATTGTTGGTTGTTCAAGTTACTCCGTCCCCAAAGCAGTTGTCATCCCCTTCACCATTTACTGTTTATCCAATTTTGGGGCTAGTGCGCCCCTGGGCTAAACCTGCTAAAGCAAGCCAGCCTTATATATAAAGTCGCCCAGCCCAAAATATTTATCGTTAAGGCTGTCACGACTGGGTATTACTACACGAGTAGTATAGATTGTAGTGCTACCAAACCCAGTCGTGACAAGGCTGGCAAATTTAAGTAATTATGTGATAACCCAGCAGTTTTGCCAATTTCCTCTTGAGAACACACAATCATACGACTTATTCACCCTCTCAAATTGACCCAGAAACTTTCAATCCCTAACACTATACATATCTAATTGTTTCTGACAATAGGTAAACTTACTTGTGTGACACTTTAAGACTTTATTATTTTCAGTTTTTCTGGTTTGGGGTTGACCATTCTCAAACTTCAAGACTTTATTATTTTCTAAACCAAACCATAAGTACGTTATTTCAAGGCTTTCAGAACTCTGAAACTTCAAGACTTTATTTTAAATGTACACTTACAGCCATTCACACTTTTGTTACGAAAGATCCGACTAATGCATAGCTCCAAGGCTTAGGGTTAATCCGCAATCGCCGTAACTCGTTGCAAATCTCTGCAATCTGCTGCTTGGTAGGCTCTTGCGAATTTGAACCGACTTCGACCGATAGCGGGGAAAGTTGCTCCTCATGAAGGTCTGGTTTGTTAGTCGAGTCAATCTCTTCCAATTTATCAACGCAATTTTAAACATACAGCAATAGTACATATTTGTGTAAGATATTGCTGTGGTAAATTTAGAGTTTCGTCGCTAACCATTAAGTCAGTCAATTACGGGAAAATCCCACAGCCAAACATGAAAATTCCGCTTCCTCCTGTTAAGAGTTCCCCGTTAAGAGTTCCCTATTTTCAAGCTAGCTGTTAGAAAAAACCGAGCCAGCCTTTATTAATATAGTTTTCTGACAAAGTCTGGAATTAAACGATTCTATAGAGGGGCAAAGACAGCAGGGTTGGGTTGAAATCAGACTCGCCTTGCTTGGTCAACCTTAAATAATTTGTCCTAGTTTGGCTCAACGCCAGAGGTAGGTGGCGAGTGGGTATGTCGGCAAAGTCATACAATTCTCCCTTATGTACAAACCTGTTCGCCATCTTTTAGCCAGTGGCAGGAATATAAATCACTATGTCTGCACCATTTAATAATTTGAGAAATAAGGGTATTATCCTTGCAATGCTTGGGGTTGGAATAGGAGCAGTAATCTGCCTATTTCCCAATAGCAACAACATTGTTAAGACATTAGGAGCCTGGTTAGCGGTGGGTTCAATAGGTTCGTTGGTAGCTACTCAGTTTATTGTTGATTCGGCTGAAAGCCTCTATGAAACTTTGCGTGAGGAAAATGAAAAAAAGTTTTTAAAAACTTACAAACAGATTCAAGAATTAGAATCGCAACAGAAAGTGATTCAAGCTTTAGAAACTGAGTTACAAATTGCATGTAGCAAGCTTAAAAAGCGTGAGAACAGTAACTATGAATCTACTATAAGTTTTATCCAGGCAAACTTTGACGAATTTCAAAGCCAGATATCAAAACTACTTGAAAGGGCAAATAAACAATATCCAGAAATGAAAACATTGATGAAACTCACATCGGATTTTGATAGCTATATTAAAGATTATTCAGCACAAATAAAAGTATTAAGTAACCAGTCTAGTGCTAAAGAATTGATTGAATCATCGTTAGCAGTTCAATACGGCGTTATTTATTATGGCTCGCTCTTAAAAGTAAAAAT includes:
- a CDS encoding TnsD family Tn7-like transposition protein, whose amino-acid sequence is MLKSLQCSLEISQPHHCWLFKLLRPQSSCHPLHHLLFIQFWG